One part of the Palaemon carinicauda isolate YSFRI2023 chromosome 23, ASM3689809v2, whole genome shotgun sequence genome encodes these proteins:
- the LOC137617448 gene encoding zinc finger BED domain-containing protein 5-like — MNRVIRIINFVKTSALNTRLFKLLCEDFGSDHICLLYHTEVRWLSRGNTTRRLFELRDVLLVFFKEKEHNFQKDLEDEEFISRLAYLSDIFGALNHLNLSFQGPDCTVTEFISKLGGFFQKLDLLMKNVESKHYGMFELLTTLEREPTDEFDKEIVHHLLMLKTELKHYFLDVTCCAYVANPFSVDPADLPVGTGEQKELIDIQADETAKTKHKECSPLNLWVVRGDCTGPPSGTRSQKGWESLNNRIVICELFVAVYNGDKWIQSSTDLKECSR; from the exons atgaaccgAGTTATCAGAATCATTAATTTCGTCAAAACATCTGCCCTGAATACTCGACTTTTCAAGCTCCTCTGTGAAGATTTTGGCTCTGACCACATCTGTCTCCTCTACCACACAGAGGTGCGCTGGCTCTCCCGGGGTAATACGACGAGGCGTCTCTTTGAACTGAGAGATGTACTCCTCgtattcttcaaggagaaggaacaCAATTTTCAGAAAGATCTGGAGGACGAGGAGTTTATCTCAAGGTTAGCCTACCTGTCAGACATTTTTGGAGCCCTCAACCACTTAAACTTGTCGTTCCAAGGGCCCGACTGCACTGTCACAGAGTTCATCTCGAAGCTGGGAGGGTTTTTCCAGAAGCTGGATCTGTTGATGAAAAACGTGGAGAGCAAACActacggaatgttcgaactcctgactacccttgagagggagcccactgatgaatttgacaaagaaatcgtccatcacctcttaatgctcaagactgaattgaagcattacttcctgGACGTaacatgttgtgcctacgtcgccaatccgttctctgttgatccagccgatctgcctgttgggaccggggaacaaaAGGAACTCAtcgatatccaggctgacgagacagcaaagacgaagcacaaagaatgctctcctttaaacttatgg gtggtacgcggcgactgtacgggacctccaagtggtactcgatcacaaaaaggttgggaatcactgaacAACAGGATAGTTATTTGCGAGCTGTTTGTCGCCGTTTACAACGGGGATAAATGGATACAGAGTTCCACTGACTTAAAGGAGTGTTCacgataa